A DNA window from Naumovozyma dairenensis CBS 421 chromosome 8, complete genome contains the following coding sequences:
- the CVM1 gene encoding Cvm1p (similar to Saccharomyces cerevisiae YMR160W; ancestral locus Anc_2.353), with protein MAVDNANPATEGVETTSISCSVVTNKRTWTDLFLRRPIVPINENTTADNNNNNETTTTRDNTLENQNDSEQTNRINNEQAGPVQSDVPVSSTTTPPSGDENNHDGNNANNNDNSKGIWANISTYYQYLRNIERDNNRNNLTLIGDNARYSQLNIQQIKYLEEESLVAIKQHVKTWCWFENLTNLDLEDLTSWKETPGILSVFDTPSVKCPVPLSKYPMDTHCGYHVFIKNSLILPSESPMEIFHTLPLRSKIATAVKNYYKFPNEEHLYLKRQPLIEKGSVDSDKQDIIQRKKHIIISMVGWLPEKYEKLTIGEQSTAQYLSKKLAQSLKYKDSDCQVSSLSFECPLDNKPVTEVLIECIEILTNWSHLFTDDVDSIFFVGVYHSVPLTILLAKYLLENKPNNNKFPTKKISKSTKIGILAIESCLQGYRFWDHSTDFINNNTEEDNNKIQQNKEKQLFQNLNKHERDILSKIKNYKNMDSDESKLIQTNLQWLVYNCDTFRLNLFGKLYDNFMTLSQKLAVDYKHSKILRNVWCEGKYFELDTKKPDLLKLSNIHLKTPKFESDLEIPSKRVFEITLINNLLLTLNLGKSEFVSLIKLISPFFISRSFNENTISPNMKKHFQNELKIWLQEMDEKWNNNNNNANEITHQLLKDRKQDIDPLPEEISTVHNFLEYSHYQHIKNPDILQIYDDICDDDSVYRIFIENTTLTKNPLIRKPLILLHDTFSPSSILSTVNQYDLVWKFHEFLSRFIHLRNLPEQDTRLLMSNFAISLNYSCSKNFHIDNFNFKKNNSEAIKRVKDIWETYQLWNPSTKGLKQLKNVLSVLSLYTDSDHLIKDMKRTS; from the coding sequence ATGGCAGTGGATAATGCCAACCCTGCTACTGAAGGCGTAGAAACTACTTCTATTTCATGCAGCGTTGTTACTAATAAACGAACGTGGACTGACTTGTTTCTACGACGTCCTATTGTTCCTATAAACGAGAATACTACTGCagataacaataataataacgagACTACTACTACAAGAGATAATACTttagaaaatcaaaatgaTAGTGAACAGACAAATCGAATTAACAATGAACAGGCAGGTCCTGTCCAATCCGATGTCCCTGTAAGCTCAACTACCACACCTCCTAGTGGAGATGAAAACAATCATGATGGTAACAATgccaataataatgataattctAAAGGTATATGGGCTAATATTTCTacatattatcaatatttgaGGAATATAGAAAGAGATAACAATAGGAATAATCTTACTTTGATAGGTGACAATGCTCGGTATTCTCAACTAAATATCCAACAAATCAAATACcttgaagaagaatctcTAGTAGCCATTAAACAACATGTCAAGACATGGTGCTGGTTTGAGAATTTAACGAACCTGGATTTAGAAGATCTAACGTCATGGAAGGAAACACCAGGTATTTTAAGTGTATTTGATACTCCATCAGTTAAATGCCCCGTTCCATTATCGAAATATCCAATGGATACACATTGTGGATATCATGTCTTTATCAAGAATTCGTTAATATTACCTTCCGAATCTCCTATGGAGATATTTCATACTTTACCTCTACGATCAAAAATCGCAACTGCAGttaaaaattattataaatttcCCAATGAGGAACATTTGTACTTAAAACGACAACCTCTTATAGAAAAAGGTAGTGTGGATTCTGATAAACAGGACATCATTCAGAGGAAGAAACACATTATAATTTCAATGGTTGGTTGGTTACCCGagaaatatgaaaaattaacCATCGGTGAACAAAGTACCGCACAATACTTATCTAAGAAATTAGCAcaatcattaaaatataagGACTCTGATTGTCAagtatcttcattatccTTTGAATGTCCTCTAGATAATAAACCAGTAACAGAAGTCTTAATTGAATGTATAGAAATTTTAACAAATTGGTCTCATTTATTTACAGATGACGTTGATTCAATATTCTTTGTTGGTGTTTATCATAGTGTCCCATTAACAATCTTACTAGCCAAGTATCTCTTGGAAAATAAAcccaataataataaattcccaaccaaaaaaatttccaaatcaaCTAAGATAGGGATCCTTGCCATTGAGTCATGTTTACAAGGTTATCGGTTCTGGGATCATAGTACcgatttcattaataataatactgaagaagataacaataagattcaacaaaataaagaaaaacaattgtttcaaaatttgaacaAACATGAACGAGATATCTTATCAAAgatcaaaaattataaaaacATGGACTCGGATGAATCTAAGTTGATTCAAACAAATTTACAATGGTTAGTTTATAATTGTGATACATTTAGATTAAATCTTTTTGgtaaattatatgataattTTATGACACTTTCACAAAAATTGGCTGTAGATTATAAACAttctaaaatattaagaaatgtTTGGTGTGAGGGTAAATATTTCGAATTAGACACCAAGAAACCAGATCTTCTGAAATTGTCGaatattcatttgaaaactccaaaatttgaatcaGATTTGGAAATCCCATCGAAAAGGGTTTTTGAGATAACCTtgattaataatttattattgactTTAAATTTAGGAAAGTCtgaatttgtttctttaattaaattaattagtccattttttatttcaagATCCTTCAACGAAAACACAATTTCTCCTAACATGAAAAaacatttccaaaatgaGTTAAAAATTTGGTTACAAGAAATGGACGAGAAATggaacaacaataacaataatgcAAATGAAATCACCCATCAACTTCTAAAGGATAGAAAACAAGATATCGATCCATTGCCAGAGGAAATTTCCACTGTGCATAATTTCTTAGAATATTCACATTATCAACATATCAAGAACCCCGATATCTTACAAATATATGACGATATTtgtgatgatgattctgTCTATAGaatattcattgaaaatacTACATTAACGAAAAATCCATTAATAAGGAAACcattaattttattacaTGATACTTTTTCACCTAGTAGTATATTAAGTACAGTAAATCAATACGATTTAGTTTGGAAATTTCATGAATTTTTATCAAGATTTATTCACTTAAGAAATTTACCTGAACAAGATACGAGATTGTTAATGTCGAATTTTGCCATATCGTTGAATTATTCATGttcaaaaaattttcatatagataattt
- the ATG16 gene encoding Atg16p (similar to Saccharomyces cerevisiae ATG16 (YMR159C); ancestral locus Anc_2.354) produces the protein MDEFFMEKLKERDVIESRFSELFQEVDGDALWKQQQNNVQTAGKDVTENNRLIISKLRDELMEKEVELKRLQEVINVQDKNNEKLNDELITVNIENNILQEKLSSLNKEHNKLVQRWLAKVQHEVDTMNAHFERDS, from the coding sequence ATGGATGAATTCTTTatggaaaaattgaaagaaaggGATGTTATTGAGTCCCGATTTAGTGAATTGTTTCAAGAGGTTGACGGTGATGCTCTTTggaaacaacaacaaaataatgtaCAAACTGCAGGGAAAGATGTTACTGAAAACAATCGTTTGATAATTTCCAAACTACGTGATGAATTAATGGAAAAGGAAGTAGAATTGAAACGATTGCAAGAAGTTATTAATGTCcaagataaaaataacgaaaaattgaatgatgaattgataACTGtcaatattgaaaataacaTACTGCAGGAAAAGTTATCTTCCTTGAATAAAGAACATAATAAGTTAGTTCAACGATGGCTGGCTAAAGTTCAACATGAGGTAGATACCATGAATGCACATTTTGAAAGGGATTCATGA